One segment of Dolichospermum sp. DET69 DNA contains the following:
- the hisD gene encoding histidinol dehydrogenase, translated as MLRIITQQADVRSEIQRICDRTQDDQVIHKEATVREVLQAVKRQGDKAVLHYTEEFDHQSLKADELKVTGSELDAAYQQVSKDLLQSIRLACQKIEAFHRQRVPKSWVHFDNDEVVLGKRYTPVDRAGLYIPGGRACYPSTVLMNAIPAKVAGVPRVVMVTPVRSGKMVNPAVLVAAQEAGVQEIYRIGGAQAIAALAYGTETIPKVNIITGPGNIYVTLAKKLVYGTVGIDSLAGPSEVLVIADETANPVYVAADLLAQAEHDPMAAAILLTTDANLAKQVQIEVERQLVDHPRRIDTEKAIAHYGLIVVVDSLEAAAELSNEFAPEHLELEVADPWALINHIRHAGAIFLGSSTPEAVGDYLAGPNHTLPTSGAARYASALGVETFLKHSSIIQYSQTALEKVASAIDILATTEGLPSHADSVKLRVKD; from the coding sequence ATGCTGCGAATTATTACTCAGCAGGCAGACGTTAGATCAGAAATTCAACGGATCTGCGATCGCACCCAAGATGATCAGGTAATTCACAAAGAAGCAACAGTGCGCGAAGTGTTGCAAGCGGTGAAGCGTCAAGGTGATAAAGCTGTATTACATTATACAGAAGAATTTGATCACCAAAGTCTCAAAGCAGACGAACTCAAGGTAACAGGATCAGAACTGGATGCAGCCTACCAACAGGTTTCTAAGGATTTGCTTCAGTCTATTCGTCTCGCTTGCCAAAAAATAGAAGCTTTTCACCGTCAACGAGTTCCCAAAAGCTGGGTACATTTTGACAATGATGAAGTAGTATTAGGCAAACGCTATACTCCCGTAGACCGCGCGGGTTTATATATACCAGGTGGTCGGGCTTGTTATCCCAGTACAGTATTAATGAACGCCATTCCCGCCAAAGTGGCAGGTGTCCCCCGTGTAGTCATGGTGACACCCGTCAGAAGTGGGAAAATGGTCAATCCGGCGGTTTTGGTAGCCGCCCAAGAAGCCGGAGTTCAGGAAATTTACCGCATTGGTGGCGCTCAAGCGATCGCTGCTTTAGCCTATGGTACAGAAACAATTCCCAAAGTCAATATCATTACTGGACCTGGTAATATTTATGTCACCTTGGCCAAAAAATTAGTTTACGGAACTGTGGGGATTGATTCTTTAGCTGGTCCTAGCGAAGTACTGGTAATTGCTGATGAAACAGCCAATCCTGTGTATGTAGCGGCTGATTTATTAGCTCAAGCAGAACATGACCCCATGGCCGCAGCGATTTTGCTGACAACAGATGCTAATTTAGCCAAACAAGTGCAAATAGAAGTAGAAAGACAATTGGTAGATCATCCCCGGCGGATAGATACAGAAAAAGCGATCGCCCATTATGGTTTAATCGTGGTGGTGGACTCCCTCGAAGCCGCAGCCGAACTTTCTAACGAGTTTGCACCCGAACACCTAGAATTGGAAGTTGCCGATCCTTGGGCTTTAATTAATCATATTCGCCATGCTGGGGCAATCTTCCTAGGAAGTTCCACACCAGAAGCCGTAGGAGACTATTTAGCAGGGCCTAACCATACCTTACCTACTTCCGGTGCAGCCCGTTATGCTTCAGCTTTAGGGGTAGAAACATTTTTAAAACACTCAAGTATTATTCAATACTCACAAACTGCTTTGGAAAAAGTGGCATCTGCCATTGATATCTTAGCAACTACAGAGGGTTTACCTTCTCATGCTGATTCCGTTAAACTCAGAGTAAAGGATTGA
- a CDS encoding homocysteine biosynthesis protein, whose translation MRTIAEINEKISQKRAVVWTAEELKARVAEIGVSKAAKEVDVITTGTFEPMESSGAIINLGHTDPPIKIRRCWLDGVPAYAGFGAVDLYLGASCPVDSVDGEDVRERGGGHVIEELIAGKSIQVRAVGQVTDCYPRATFETTITRDTINQFYLFNPRNLYQNFIVGVNGGDRPLHTYLGPLQPRLGNAVYSNPGSLSPLLNDPDLQLVGIGTKIFLAGGIGYVAWEGTQHFPLQKRLENRTPIGPSATLALIGDAKQMDARWIRGCYFKSYGPSLMMGVGVPLPVLNAGVVAHCAVQDKDLVAPIVDFSIPRRVRPTFGLVSYAQLKSGRITIEGRTVRVASLASLFLSRKVAQELKQWITEGIFTLTEPVAPIPMERSFLPQDRWTEF comes from the coding sequence ATGCGAACAATTGCGGAGATTAATGAGAAAATCAGCCAGAAACGGGCGGTAGTTTGGACTGCTGAAGAGTTAAAAGCGCGAGTTGCGGAAATTGGTGTTAGTAAAGCTGCCAAAGAAGTAGATGTAATTACCACTGGCACATTTGAACCAATGGAATCAAGTGGTGCAATTATTAACTTAGGACATACTGACCCACCGATTAAAATTCGCCGTTGCTGGTTGGATGGAGTTCCTGCTTATGCTGGTTTTGGGGCGGTAGATTTATATTTGGGTGCTAGTTGTCCAGTTGACTCCGTAGATGGGGAAGACGTGCGAGAACGGGGTGGTGGTCATGTGATTGAGGAATTAATTGCCGGGAAATCTATCCAAGTCCGCGCTGTTGGCCAAGTTACCGATTGCTACCCTAGAGCCACATTTGAAACCACTATCACCCGTGACACTATCAATCAGTTTTATTTATTTAATCCGCGCAATCTTTATCAAAATTTTATTGTCGGTGTGAATGGAGGCGATCGCCCACTACATACCTATTTAGGACCATTGCAGCCACGCTTAGGGAATGCGGTTTATTCTAACCCTGGTTCGCTTTCACCCCTACTGAATGACCCTGATTTACAACTTGTGGGGATTGGGACAAAGATTTTTTTAGCTGGGGGTATTGGTTATGTAGCTTGGGAAGGGACACAACATTTTCCCTTACAAAAGCGGTTAGAAAATCGCACACCTATTGGACCATCGGCAACTTTAGCTTTAATTGGTGATGCTAAACAAATGGATGCCCGATGGATCCGAGGCTGTTATTTTAAAAGCTATGGACCATCCTTGATGATGGGTGTAGGTGTGCCATTGCCAGTATTAAATGCTGGTGTGGTAGCACACTGTGCTGTCCAAGATAAAGACCTAGTAGCGCCAATAGTAGATTTTTCTATTCCTCGTCGTGTCCGTCCTACCTTCGGTTTAGTGAGTTACGCCCAACTTAAATCTGGACGCATCACTATCGAAGGCAGAACGGTACGAGTAGCATCCTTAGCTAGTTTATTTCTATCCCGAAAAGTAGCTCAGGAATTGAAACAATGGATTACAGAAGGGATATTCACCCTCACTGAACCAGTAGCCCCAATTCCCATGGAACGTTCTTTTTTACCCCAAGACCGTTGGACGGAGTTTTAG
- a CDS encoding Tfp pilus assembly protein PilF, whose amino-acid sequence MSESRNRWIVRVVLAFAVVAFVGVSIIPILTAINKPESSPQNQPAGDNKLPSSAQKSKLEDQVRGYELVLQKDAENQTALKGLLQARLELLSQKSQGEVKPADIQAIIEPLEKLAKLNPQKSEYGVLLAQAKQQIGDKEGAAQTYRTILTTKPGDLKALQGMVNLQLSEKRPEAAIGLLQESLAAATQANTIQPGSVDVVAVQVLLGSVYALTKNDTQAIYAYDQAIKKDAQDFRPVLAKAMLFKQQGKVDEAKPLFDSAIALAPAKYKDEINKAAAVSQPTPISSPTESSTPSPTP is encoded by the coding sequence GTGTCTGAATCGCGTAATCGCTGGATAGTCCGAGTAGTGTTAGCTTTTGCTGTTGTGGCTTTTGTAGGGGTTTCTATTATACCCATCCTGACAGCGATTAATAAACCAGAATCATCTCCACAAAATCAGCCCGCTGGTGATAATAAATTACCTTCATCTGCACAAAAGTCAAAACTGGAAGATCAAGTTCGGGGTTATGAATTAGTTTTACAAAAAGATGCAGAAAATCAAACTGCACTCAAGGGGCTTTTGCAAGCGCGTCTGGAGTTGTTAAGTCAAAAAAGCCAAGGGGAAGTTAAACCAGCGGATATTCAAGCCATAATTGAACCTTTGGAAAAACTTGCTAAACTCAATCCCCAAAAGTCAGAATATGGGGTTTTACTGGCACAAGCTAAACAACAAATTGGCGATAAGGAGGGGGCTGCTCAAACTTACCGGACTATTTTAACTACAAAACCTGGTGATTTAAAAGCTTTACAGGGGATGGTGAATTTGCAATTAAGCGAAAAGCGTCCAGAAGCAGCTATTGGCTTATTACAAGAAAGTCTAGCTGCTGCTACCCAGGCTAATACTATTCAGCCAGGAAGTGTGGATGTAGTCGCTGTCCAAGTGCTTTTGGGTAGTGTCTACGCTTTAACGAAAAACGATACTCAAGCTATTTATGCTTATGATCAAGCGATCAAGAAAGATGCTCAAGATTTTCGTCCCGTTTTAGCAAAGGCAATGCTGTTTAAGCAACAGGGGAAGGTTGATGAAGCAAAACCTTTATTTGATAGTGCCATAGCTTTAGCACCGGCTAAGTATAAGGACGAAATCAATAAAGCCGCAGCAGTTTCTCAGCCTACTCCTATATCTTCGCCTACCGAATCATCTACACCTTCACCTACTCCGTAA
- a CDS encoding DUF4347 domain-containing protein → MFNNSSLRQTATTIVFIDSSLSDYQTLQAGVVEGVETVILSPNQDGIEQISQVLQQHPHITTIHILSHGSPGCLYLGNSQLNLTNIHNYTQQLQHWQRQNILLYGCNVAAGDAGEEFIHKLHQITTATISASTTKTGNAALGGNWELEVNIPVTETFHGTSLHLSDIVADTLNTYQGVFAPTLVGNYNTSGNAYGVQVVGNYAYVADYWSGLQIIDISNPTTPTLKGNYDTSYNFDPAYGVQVVGNYAYVAYSESGLQIIDISNPTNPTFKGNYATSGYAYGVQVVGNYAYVADSDSGLQIIDISNPTTPTLKGNYDTSGYAYGVQVVGNYAYVADYYSGLQIIDISNPTTPTLKGNYNTSGAALGVQVVGNYAYVADSDSGLQIIDISNPTTPTLKGNYDTSGNAYGVQVVGNYAYVGDGYDGGLQIIDISNPTTPTLKGNYDTSGYAYGVQVVGNYAYVADSDSGLQIIDVSEFTNKAPTNLTLSTSTIAENQVSGTVIGNLTTTDPDTANSFTYSLVTGNGATDNSFFTITNNQLKTNAIFDYETKNSYSVRLRTTDQGGLFFEKQLNISVTDLNDNESFTTTAQQDIIDADYGDDTITSTWGNLQQNDTIKGGNGTDTLIISGGTVNDLISIDTSNTTNQLDIPGTTVFGFERFDLSGFTGTISFNGTTGNDWVKGGTGNDDLTGGNGNDYLNGGTGIDFLIGGKGNDTFVVDDIGDIIAEGLNDGIDTVESSITWTLKNHLENLTLTGTTAINGTGNNLNNIITGNTGNNTLDGGLGNDTLIGGLGNDTLIGGVGNDSYYVDSTANIITELVGQGIDSVYSTITYTLTTYTENLTLQGTTAINGTGNNLNNIITGNAADNVLTGGTGADTLIGGAGNDSYYVDNTADSITENANEGTDIVFSSVTYTLTTNIENLTLQGTTAINGTGNNLNNIITGNTGNNVLTGGLGNDTLIGGAGNDSYYVDNTADSITENLNEGTDIVFSSVTYTLTTNLENLTLQGTTAINGIGNDLNNSITGNTGNNVLTGGLGNDTLTGNAGSDTLIGGLGNDSLYLGFNDNVVDNVNYVLGDGTDTVYQFVRGVGGDKLNFTGIANFDVRKLGANTEIRIGDGIGGNTGFGNGQLLVTLSGTSGFTSANANINLFGGAFLFN, encoded by the coding sequence ATGTTCAACAACTCTTCCCTGCGTCAAACCGCGACAACTATTGTTTTTATTGATTCTTCCCTTTCTGACTATCAGACCCTCCAAGCAGGAGTTGTAGAGGGTGTAGAAACGGTGATTCTTTCCCCAAATCAAGACGGGATTGAGCAAATTAGCCAAGTTTTACAACAACATCCCCACATTACCACCATTCACATCCTTTCCCACGGTTCTCCTGGATGCTTGTATTTAGGAAATAGTCAATTAAACTTAACCAATATTCACAATTACACCCAACAGTTACAACACTGGCAACGTCAGAATATTTTACTATATGGCTGTAACGTCGCCGCCGGGGATGCTGGGGAAGAATTTATTCACAAATTACATCAAATTACAACCGCAACCATTAGCGCCTCCACAACAAAAACCGGTAATGCAGCATTAGGGGGAAATTGGGAATTAGAGGTGAATATTCCCGTTACAGAGACCTTCCATGGAACGTCTCTACATTTGTCAGATATTGTTGCAGACACCCTCAACACCTACCAGGGAGTATTTGCACCCACATTAGTGGGCAATTATAATACTTCTGGCAATGCTTATGGTGTGCAAGTAGTCGGTAACTATGCTTACGTAGCTGATTATTGGTCAGGACTACAAATCATTGATATAAGCAACCCCACAACCCCCACCCTCAAGGGCAATTATGATACATCTTACAATTTTGACCCTGCTTATGGTGTGCAAGTAGTCGGTAACTATGCTTACGTAGCTTATAGTGAATCAGGACTACAAATAATAGACATAAGCAACCCCACTAACCCCACCTTCAAGGGCAATTATGCTACTTCTGGCTATGCTTATGGTGTGCAAGTAGTCGGTAACTATGCTTACGTAGCTGATTCTGATTCAGGACTACAAATCATTGATATAAGCAATCCCACAACCCCCACCCTTAAGGGCAATTATGATACTTCTGGCTATGCTTATGGTGTGCAAGTAGTCGGTAACTACGCTTACGTAGCTGATTATTATTCAGGACTACAAATAATAGACATAAGTAACCCCACTACCCCCACCCTCAAGGGCAATTATAATACATCTGGTGCTGCTTTAGGTGTGCAAGTAGTCGGTAACTACGCTTACGTAGCTGATTCTGATTCAGGACTACAAATAATAGACATAAGCAACCCCACTACCCCCACCCTCAAGGGCAATTATGATACTTCTGGCAATGCTTATGGTGTGCAAGTAGTCGGTAACTATGCTTATGTAGGTGATGGGTATGATGGAGGACTACAAATAATAGACATAAGCAACCCCACTACCCCCACCCTCAAGGGCAATTATGATACTTCTGGCTATGCTTATGGTGTGCAAGTAGTCGGTAACTACGCTTATGTTGCTGATTCTGATTCAGGACTACAAATCATTGACGTGAGTGAGTTTACTAACAAAGCACCCACCAACCTCACACTCTCCACCAGCACAATTGCCGAAAACCAAGTTAGTGGTACAGTAATTGGTAATCTCACCACCACAGACCCAGATACAGCAAACTCCTTTACCTATAGTTTAGTCACTGGGAACGGTGCAACAGATAATAGTTTCTTCACCATTACCAATAATCAACTCAAAACCAACGCTATATTTGACTACGAAACCAAAAACAGTTATAGCGTTCGACTCAGGACAACAGACCAAGGGGGGTTATTTTTTGAGAAACAATTAAACATCAGTGTAACTGATCTTAACGATAACGAAAGCTTCACCACCACAGCCCAACAAGATATCATAGATGCTGACTATGGAGACGACACCATCACCAGCACATGGGGCAATTTACAACAAAACGACACCATCAAAGGTGGTAATGGCACAGACACCTTAATTATCAGCGGAGGGACAGTTAATGATCTTATCTCCATAGATACCAGTAACACCACCAATCAATTAGATATTCCTGGGACAACAGTATTCGGATTTGAACGCTTTGATTTAAGTGGCTTTACAGGTACTATCAGCTTTAACGGTACTACTGGTAATGATTGGGTTAAAGGTGGTACAGGAAACGATGATTTAACCGGTGGAAACGGTAATGACTACTTGAACGGGGGAACAGGTATAGACTTTTTAATCGGTGGTAAAGGAAATGATACCTTTGTCGTAGACGATATTGGTGATATCATTGCTGAAGGTTTAAATGATGGAATAGATACCGTTGAATCTTCTATCACCTGGACATTAAAAAACCACTTAGAAAACCTGACTTTAACCGGAACAACCGCTATTAATGGTACAGGTAATAATCTGAATAATATCATTACAGGTAACACTGGTAATAACACTCTTGATGGTGGTTTAGGAAATGATACCCTCATTGGTGGTTTAGGAAATGATACCCTCATTGGTGGTGTTGGTAACGATTCCTACTATGTTGACAGTACAGCAAATATCATTACAGAATTAGTAGGACAAGGAATAGATAGCGTTTACAGCACTATAACTTACACTCTAACAACCTACACCGAAAACCTAACGTTACAGGGAACAACCGCTATTAATGGTACAGGTAATAACCTGAATAATATCATTACAGGTAACGCAGCCGATAACGTTCTCACAGGTGGTACGGGTGCTGATACTTTAATTGGTGGCGCTGGTAATGACTCCTATTATGTGGACAATACAGCAGATAGCATTACAGAAAATGCTAATGAAGGAACTGATATCGTTTTCAGCAGTGTAACTTACACCCTCACCACCAATATCGAAAACCTGACTTTACAAGGAACAACCGCTATTAACGGTACAGGCAATAACCTGAATAATATCATTACAGGTAATACTGGTAATAACGTTCTCACTGGTGGTTTAGGAAATGATACCCTCATTGGTGGCGCTGGTAATGATTCCTACTATGTGGATAATACAGCAGATAGCATTACAGAAAATCTGAATGAAGGAACTGATATTGTTTTCAGCAGTGTAACTTACACCCTCACCACCAACCTAGAAAACCTGACTTTACAAGGAACAACTGCGATTAATGGCATAGGTAATGACCTCAATAACAGCATTACAGGTAATACTGGTAATAACGTTCTTACAGGTGGTTTAGGAAATGATACCCTCACTGGTAATGCAGGTTCAGATACTTTAATTGGTGGTTTGGGTAATGATAGCCTGTATTTGGGTTTCAACGATAATGTTGTCGATAACGTTAATTACGTTCTTGGTGATGGTACAGATACAGTTTATCAATTTGTGCGCGGTGTCGGTGGTGATAAACTGAACTTTACAGGTATTGCCAATTTTGATGTTAGGAAATTGGGTGCAAATACGGAAATACGCATTGGTGATGGTATTGGTGGTAATACTGGTTTTGGTAACGGTCAGTTATTAGTTACCTTATCAGGGACATCAGGATTTACCAGCGCCAATGCGAATATCAACCTCTTTGGTGGTGCTTTCCTATTCAATTAA
- a CDS encoding TMEM165/GDT1 family protein translates to MLTAFTAGLLLITISELGDKTFFIAVILSMHHPRRLVFTGVVAALAAMTILSVMFGQVVSLLPKSYIHYAEIVLFIAFGLKLIYDANKMAVSATEEVVEEAQEAVEKADLDNSQQKTVWSILLKSFVLTFIAEWGDRTQIATIALAAGNNPIGVTLGAILGHSICAAIAVIGGRLIAGRISERQITFVGGFLFIIFGIVAAIEGK, encoded by the coding sequence ATGTTAACAGCTTTTACCGCAGGTTTATTACTAATTACCATTTCCGAACTAGGTGATAAAACCTTTTTTATTGCTGTAATTTTGTCCATGCACCACCCACGGCGCTTGGTATTTACTGGTGTGGTAGCTGCTTTAGCGGCTATGACTATTTTATCTGTAATGTTTGGACAGGTAGTATCTTTATTACCAAAAAGTTATATTCATTATGCGGAAATAGTTTTGTTTATTGCCTTTGGTTTAAAGTTAATTTATGATGCCAATAAAATGGCTGTATCCGCTACTGAAGAAGTAGTAGAAGAGGCACAAGAGGCAGTAGAAAAAGCAGATTTAGATAATTCCCAGCAAAAAACAGTTTGGTCAATTTTACTGAAATCCTTCGTATTAACATTTATAGCAGAATGGGGCGATCGCACACAAATAGCCACGATTGCCCTAGCAGCCGGAAATAACCCCATTGGTGTGACACTGGGAGCAATATTAGGACATTCTATTTGTGCGGCGATCGCCGTCATTGGTGGTAGATTAATAGCAGGTAGGATATCCGAACGGCAAATTACCTTTGTAGGTGGCTTTCTGTTTATCATCTTTGGGATAGTCGCAGCCATAGAAGGAAAATAA
- the arsM gene encoding arsenosugar biosynthesis arsenite methyltransferase ArsM, which produces MTYLETAAKFYSQVAQTPEIGLCCVQSTPLQLPGLKIPLAMQEMNYGCGTTVHHNELTNEPTVLYVGVGGGLEALQFAYFSRRPGAVIAVEPVEAMREAATRNLQIAAKENPWFDPSFVEIRPGDAFNLPIADASVDIVAQNCLFNIFEPTDLTLALKEAYRVLKPGGRLQMSDPIATSPVPGHLQQNEHLRALCLSGAITYQEYTQLIINAGFGQIEIRARRPYRLLDKHTYKLTENLLLESLDSVAFKVEIPADGACIFTGKTAIYAGKKEFFDDQAGHILQRGIPAAVCDKTAKNLAIANPEEIIITDSTWYYDGGGCC; this is translated from the coding sequence ATGACCTATTTAGAAACCGCAGCCAAATTTTACAGCCAAGTTGCTCAAACACCAGAAATAGGATTGTGCTGTGTTCAAAGTACGCCTTTACAATTACCAGGGTTGAAAATTCCTTTAGCTATGCAGGAGATGAACTATGGTTGTGGAACTACAGTACATCACAATGAACTCACTAATGAACCTACAGTTTTATATGTTGGTGTTGGCGGTGGCTTAGAAGCTTTGCAATTTGCTTATTTTTCTCGTCGTCCTGGTGCAGTAATTGCTGTTGAACCAGTGGAAGCCATGCGAGAAGCTGCAACGCGTAATTTGCAAATTGCAGCAAAAGAAAACCCTTGGTTTGATCCTAGTTTTGTGGAAATTCGTCCGGGAGACGCTTTTAATTTACCTATTGCTGATGCTTCAGTTGATATAGTCGCGCAAAATTGCCTGTTCAATATTTTTGAACCGACAGATTTAACTCTGGCTTTAAAAGAAGCATATCGGGTATTGAAACCAGGTGGACGTTTGCAGATGAGTGACCCAATTGCTACGAGTCCTGTTCCTGGACATTTACAACAAAATGAACATTTACGCGCCCTTTGTTTGTCCGGTGCTATTACATATCAAGAATATACTCAACTGATTATTAATGCTGGTTTTGGACAAATTGAAATTCGCGCTCGTCGTCCTTATCGCTTATTAGATAAACATACTTATAAACTCACAGAAAATCTGCTTTTAGAAAGTCTAGATTCTGTGGCTTTTAAAGTAGAAATTCCCGCAGATGGTGCTTGTATTTTTACTGGTAAAACCGCGATTTATGCAGGTAAGAAAGAATTTTTTGATGATCAAGCTGGACATATTTTGCAACGTGGTATTCCTGCGGCAGTTTGTGATAAGACTGCCAAAAATTTAGCAATTGCCAATCCTGAAGAAATCATAATTACTGATTCCACATGGTATTATGATGGTGGAGGCTGTTGTTAA
- a CDS encoding Rpn family recombination-promoting nuclease/putative transposase produces the protein MKTDTIFYSLFQAFPSIFFELINNSPTEADVYEFTSREVKQLAFRLDGLFLPTTKDPKKPFYIVEVQFQPDDNLYYRLFAELFLYLRQYKTPHPWQAVIIYPSRNIEREQNLQFGEILLLERVTRIYLDELGVSSLGVGVVKLVVETEKAAPALAKRLIAQANQQLTDTKIKRDLINLIETIIVYKLPKKSREEIEAMLGLSELKQTRVYQEALEEGKAEGKAEGKQEGEAEATRKFTLKLLRTGMNLQQISEVTELSLAQIQALQKEIRESQF, from the coding sequence GTGAAAACAGATACTATTTTCTATAGCTTATTTCAAGCATTTCCGAGCATTTTCTTTGAATTAATTAATAATTCTCCCACAGAAGCAGATGTTTATGAATTTACCTCTCGTGAAGTTAAACAACTAGCTTTTCGTTTAGACGGTTTATTTTTACCAACCACCAAAGATCCCAAAAAGCCGTTTTACATTGTCGAGGTTCAATTTCAACCCGATGATAATTTATATTATCGTCTCTTTGCAGAGCTTTTTCTCTACCTGCGACAATACAAAACTCCTCACCCTTGGCAAGCTGTAATCATCTATCCTAGTCGTAATATAGAAAGAGAACAGAATTTACAATTTGGGGAAATCTTGCTACTTGAGCGAGTTACACGCATTTACTTAGATGAGTTGGGAGTGAGTTCTTTAGGGGTGGGAGTTGTTAAACTGGTAGTAGAAACAGAGAAGGCTGCACCAGCATTAGCAAAACGTTTAATTGCACAAGCAAACCAACAACTAACTGATACCAAAATCAAACGGGATTTAATTAATCTGATTGAGACAATTATCGTTTACAAATTACCCAAAAAAAGCAGAGAGGAGATTGAAGCTATGCTAGGTTTAAGTGAGTTGAAACAAACCAGAGTTTATCAAGAAGCTTTGGAAGAAGGTAAAGCTGAAGGTAAAGCTGAAGGTAAACAAGAAGGTGAAGCTGAAGCAACCAGAAAGTTTACTTTAAAATTGTTACGAACTGGCATGAATTTACAACAAATTTCTGAAGTTACTGAATTATCTCTTGCACAAATTCAGGCTTTACAAAAGGAAATTCGAGAATCGCAGTTTTAA
- a CDS encoding SUMF1/EgtB/PvdO family nonheme iron enzyme, producing the protein MSDNQLQFDVFLAHNSKDKPEVIKIANKLRESGLNPWLDKEQIFGGDNIHEVVFQGISQSKVGAFFIGQNSLGSFQKNLELGAIIQFFLEKKEKGFRVIPVLLPGISDIPNELFHLKQWAWIKFTNSNIEEDEEALQDLIRGIRGREKVILTPPLVTTTKLYNLRSFQFETFQINKSGKEINRITKNADYFDQNLGNGVNLEMVAIPGGTFIMGSPENEEGYDSSQSPQHQVTVPPFFMGKYPVTQKQWQAVAVLEKVKIDLESDPSKFKGDNQPVERVSWDDAQEFCARLSQKANKIYRLPSEAEWEYACRAGTTTPFYCGETISTDLANYNGNYTYGQGQKGEYRKKTTVVGIFPANPFGLYDMCGNVWEWCEDEWHENYINAPIDGSALTSLIVNSKLLRGGSWINGPGSCRSACRYYYDLDYYINDIGFRVVCSGAARTY; encoded by the coding sequence ATGTCTGATAACCAACTACAATTTGATGTTTTTCTTGCTCACAATAGTAAAGATAAACCCGAAGTTATAAAAATTGCCAACAAACTACGAGAAAGTGGTTTAAATCCTTGGTTAGATAAGGAGCAAATTTTTGGTGGAGACAATATTCACGAAGTTGTTTTTCAAGGAATTTCGCAGTCTAAAGTAGGTGCTTTTTTTATTGGACAAAATAGCTTGGGATCTTTTCAGAAGAATTTAGAACTTGGTGCAATAATACAATTTTTTTTGGAGAAAAAAGAAAAAGGTTTTCGGGTGATTCCCGTTTTACTTCCTGGTATCAGCGATATTCCAAATGAATTATTTCATTTAAAACAGTGGGCTTGGATTAAATTTACTAATTCAAATATTGAAGAAGATGAAGAAGCACTACAGGATTTGATCCGTGGTATTAGAGGACGAGAAAAAGTTATTCTAACGCCGCCATTAGTAACAACTACAAAATTATATAACTTAAGAAGTTTCCAATTTGAAACTTTTCAGATAAATAAGAGTGGGAAAGAAATTAACCGCATTACCAAAAACGCAGATTATTTTGACCAAAACTTGGGAAATGGTGTAAATTTAGAAATGGTAGCTATTCCTGGAGGGACTTTTATCATGGGTTCTCCAGAAAATGAGGAAGGTTATGATTCTTCTCAAAGTCCACAACATCAAGTTACTGTTCCCCCGTTTTTCATGGGTAAATATCCAGTTACTCAAAAACAATGGCAAGCTGTAGCTGTACTGGAAAAGGTTAAGATTGATTTAGAATCTGATCCATCTAAATTTAAAGGTGATAATCAACCTGTTGAGCGTGTATCATGGGATGATGCTCAAGAGTTTTGTGCCAGACTCTCCCAAAAGGCAAATAAAATTTACCGCTTGCCTAGTGAAGCAGAATGGGAATATGCTTGTCGTGCAGGAACTACTACCCCGTTTTATTGTGGGGAAACAATTTCTACAGATTTGGCTAATTATAATGGTAACTACACCTATGGACAGGGACAAAAAGGAGAATATCGAAAAAAAACCACAGTGGTAGGAATTTTTCCGGCCAATCCTTTTGGTTTATATGATATGTGTGGTAATGTGTGGGAATGGTGCGAAGATGAGTGGCATGAAAATTATATAAATGCGCCTATAGATGGCAGTGCTTTGACAAGTCTAATTGTTAACAGCAAGCTGCTGCGCGGTGGTTCGTGGATCAACGGTCCTGGGAGTTGCCGGTCTGCTTGTCGCTACTACTACGACCTCGACTACTACATCAACGATATTGGTTTTCGGGTTGTATGTAGTGGTGCGGCGAGGACTTATTAG